A region of Flocculibacter collagenilyticus DNA encodes the following proteins:
- a CDS encoding FIST signal transduction protein: MKVTQYQLIDRQWQTNLPNNSSANWVLAFGERGLMEDAALQQQIRTAFPHVELIGCSTSGEIIGCVLEDDTLVLSAIEFEHTQVTAVHINIDDVDSPEIAATQLAAQLPTDSLKHVVLLCDGQRINVSVLVKAMESALPEGVAITGGMAGDATRFQKTVLWHNEVAESGLIVACGLYGDAIRVGYGSMGGWEEFGPERIITKAKGNALYELDGQPALQLYKRYLGDAAEQLPASGTRFPLSMSEPGADESVVRSVMSVDEAQQCLYFGGDMPEGAKVKLMSANFDNLIEGAHGAAQHAMVAVENMPAFALLVSCVGRKIVLKQETESELEAVQEVLTSDCTITGFYSYGEISPLLNSHTCSLHNQSMTITTFAEYSPNNEAAE; encoded by the coding sequence ATGAAAGTGACTCAATATCAGCTGATAGACAGGCAGTGGCAAACCAATTTGCCAAACAATAGTAGCGCAAACTGGGTGTTGGCGTTTGGCGAGCGTGGACTAATGGAAGATGCTGCCTTACAACAACAAATTCGAACGGCTTTTCCTCATGTTGAACTGATTGGTTGCTCAACCAGCGGAGAAATAATTGGCTGTGTTCTGGAAGACGATACACTTGTGCTTTCCGCCATTGAATTTGAACATACGCAAGTTACAGCAGTTCATATTAATATTGATGATGTCGACTCCCCTGAAATTGCGGCAACCCAGCTTGCTGCTCAACTTCCTACTGATAGTTTAAAGCACGTTGTTTTACTGTGTGACGGCCAGCGAATAAATGTGTCTGTATTAGTAAAAGCAATGGAAAGTGCATTGCCAGAAGGCGTTGCGATTACGGGCGGAATGGCAGGGGATGCAACGCGCTTTCAAAAAACGGTGTTATGGCACAACGAGGTAGCTGAATCGGGTTTGATTGTTGCCTGCGGGTTGTATGGCGATGCGATTCGAGTAGGTTATGGCAGCATGGGAGGCTGGGAAGAGTTTGGCCCAGAGCGCATTATTACTAAAGCGAAAGGCAATGCGCTGTATGAGTTAGATGGACAACCCGCTTTGCAATTATATAAGCGTTATTTGGGCGATGCTGCTGAACAATTGCCTGCTTCAGGCACCCGCTTTCCTTTGAGTATGAGCGAGCCAGGCGCTGATGAAAGTGTTGTACGCAGTGTGATGAGTGTAGATGAAGCACAGCAGTGTTTGTATTTTGGTGGCGACATGCCAGAAGGCGCTAAAGTGAAGTTAATGTCTGCCAATTTTGACAATTTAATTGAAGGGGCGCATGGTGCAGCGCAACACGCAATGGTGGCGGTGGAGAATATGCCCGCGTTTGCTTTACTGGTAAGCTGCGTAGGAAGAAAAATCGTTTTAAAACAAGAAACAGAAAGTGAGTTAGAAGCGGTGCAAGAAGTACTAACAAGTGACTGTACAATAACTGGTTTCTATTCTTACGGAGAAATTTCACCATTACTTAATAGCCATACCTGTAGCTTGCATAACCAAAGTATGACTATTACTACCTTTGCCGAATATTCGCCAAATAACGAGGCTGCCGAGTAA
- a CDS encoding metal-dependent hydrolase family protein: MCGITSCLFASAMVINSAQAATLIHAGKVIDGVSDEIQSNMTIVVDGNEIIKLSQGFIEPQQGDTVINMKQRTVMPGLMDMHTHFSYQSSPASYSEGFKLNPADYALRATVYAKKTLQAGFTTVRDLGDAHNITVALRNAIDQGWVSGPRIYTAAKSIATTGGHADQTNGYRANLAPDPGPKEGVINSAAEARKAVRQRYKDGADLIKITATGGVLSMAKSGQNPQFTTNELNGIMEAANDYGMTVAVHAHGKEGMKRAVQAGVSSIEHGTYMDDEVIALMKKHGTYYVPTISAGKFVAKKARIRGYFPDMVRPKAAKIGPLIQQTFTKAYRAGVNIAFGTDAGVFPHGENYKEFEYMVEGGMPAMVAIKSATIEAAKLLRIDDKLGTLESGKLADIIAVNGDPLENIKLMGSVTMVMKNGEVVLNTTNP; encoded by the coding sequence ATGTGCGGTATCACATCATGTTTATTTGCTAGTGCCATGGTGATTAATAGTGCGCAGGCGGCTACGCTGATACACGCAGGTAAAGTGATAGATGGTGTGTCTGATGAGATCCAGTCGAATATGACCATTGTGGTTGATGGCAACGAAATCATAAAGTTAAGTCAAGGCTTTATCGAGCCACAACAAGGCGACACTGTTATAAATATGAAGCAGCGTACAGTGATGCCGGGACTTATGGATATGCATACGCACTTTTCTTACCAGTCTAGCCCAGCGTCTTATTCTGAAGGCTTTAAATTAAACCCTGCGGATTATGCGCTAAGAGCGACGGTATATGCGAAAAAAACACTGCAAGCAGGGTTTACTACCGTACGAGATTTAGGTGACGCACATAATATTACGGTGGCATTACGTAATGCTATTGACCAAGGCTGGGTAAGCGGGCCGCGCATCTATACCGCTGCGAAATCGATTGCAACGACTGGCGGACATGCCGATCAAACCAATGGCTATCGTGCCAATTTAGCGCCTGATCCTGGGCCAAAAGAAGGGGTGATTAACAGTGCTGCCGAAGCGCGAAAAGCGGTGCGCCAGCGTTATAAAGATGGTGCTGATCTTATTAAAATCACGGCAACGGGTGGCGTGCTTAGTATGGCAAAAAGCGGTCAAAATCCGCAGTTTACGACGAATGAGCTTAACGGCATTATGGAAGCGGCTAATGACTATGGCATGACCGTCGCAGTTCACGCGCATGGCAAAGAAGGCATGAAGCGTGCGGTGCAGGCCGGAGTCAGCTCAATTGAGCATGGAACTTACATGGACGATGAAGTAATCGCGTTGATGAAAAAACATGGTACTTATTATGTGCCGACAATAAGCGCGGGTAAATTTGTGGCAAAAAAAGCGCGTATTCGTGGTTATTTTCCTGACATGGTAAGACCCAAAGCCGCTAAAATTGGCCCATTAATTCAGCAAACGTTTACTAAAGCTTATCGCGCAGGCGTAAATATTGCGTTTGGCACTGATGCTGGTGTGTTTCCGCATGGTGAAAACTACAAAGAGTTTGAATACATGGTAGAAGGTGGTATGCCTGCCATGGTAGCAATTAAGTCGGCAACCATTGAAGCAGCGAAACTATTACGTATTGACGATAAACTTGGCACGCTTGAGTCAGGCAAATTAGCTGACATCATCGCAGTGAATGGTGATCCGTTAGAGAATATTAAGCTAATGGGAAGCGTGACTATGGTTATGAAAAACGGCGAAGTGGTGCTTAATACGACAAACCCATAA